One genomic region from Alteromonas pelagimontana encodes:
- a CDS encoding PAS domain-containing hybrid sensor histidine kinase/response regulator — protein sequence MTFGWVLLALLYLLLLFYIASWGDKNSPAARRLTSHPIVYSMALAIYCTAWTFFGAVGQASRDTWIYLPIMLGPILVYLLGYKFIYKLTLVSKKQHINTISDFIASRYGKRQAVALLVTVIALLATIPYIALQLKAIGATFQLLTQQPDSNAIVIVATAFIAIFAIFFGTKQTDVTEYRRGLMLAIAFESSIKLLALVLVAVVGYSAWYKAESTPIFTTFFNEQSLSQFGSFSFIAQTIMAAAAVVCLPRQFHVAIIDNLSLGHLKTARWLFPAYLAVIATVIPVIAIAGNNIFAGGDVEPDTYVLSMAIYSESLLLQIIVFIGGLSAATAMIIVATLTLSTMLTNDVILPRLFAIGNHSPRQRDYGKRIRLIRRLVIGFILLLSFLYHQQMTNSRSLHSIGLIAFSLVIQLLPAVVGGLYWKRAHAHGVYAGLLVGLITWLLWLVLPLVNNGATHVEQNEMLSVGALLSLVTNIAAYIGFSWFAPARLIDRIQAEAFVSPADVRNGPGKKHHTDVTISDLITLLSTFMGSGRCEQLVEEYQQLNRRNIDRKDHPDQAFLAFCERALGGVIGASSAKALIDSILRGKKLDFTEVINFFDDTTQAMQFNMTALLTSLENMDQGISVIDKHLNLVAWNKRYATLYHYPDDLLTVGTPVEKLMRYNAQKGEFGGGAVEDHVEKRLEHLRTGTPHRFTRLRSDGRVIEMVGNPLPGGGFVTSFNDITGHIEIQQALEESNTTLEARVKKRTEEVHSINAELRLEIERRSEAEKELIRARKAAEDANASKTRFLALASHDVLQPLNAAKLYVTALQEANLPENVKDIINKLNHSVTSSEALIGTLLDIARLDQGELKPTIEAVNLRTLLTPLLEEMTMSADEKGLQLKERMHDCWALADKTFLYRIVQNLLSNAVKYTVSGKVLLTVRPQGTAVYVEVRDTGIGISEAQLGMIFSDFYRTHDSLEHGVGLGLGVVRRLSNQMQSKIKVDSVPGKGSCFSLALSKTTPCKHATSVASPSATTFKGLRVLCVDDQQENLDAMQTLLEKWGVTVVLANSWHDAIRQADIFSPQILLMDYQLSAGPENQQHNGLELIDAIRQHLNIALPASLITATQEDALVAKCKEQGVNYLTKPIKPARLRALLQSMTRSIKEAHSS from the coding sequence ATGACTTTCGGATGGGTTTTATTAGCGTTACTGTATTTGCTGCTGCTTTTTTATATCGCCAGCTGGGGAGACAAAAATTCCCCCGCGGCCAGACGACTTACTTCCCATCCCATAGTTTATTCCATGGCGTTAGCTATTTACTGTACTGCCTGGACATTTTTTGGGGCAGTAGGGCAAGCCAGTCGGGATACCTGGATTTATTTGCCCATCATGCTTGGGCCAATACTGGTTTACCTGTTGGGCTATAAGTTTATTTACAAGCTCACACTGGTAAGTAAAAAGCAGCATATCAATACCATTTCTGACTTCATTGCTTCGCGCTATGGCAAACGTCAGGCGGTGGCACTGCTGGTTACCGTAATTGCACTACTGGCGACAATTCCTTACATCGCTCTGCAACTAAAAGCCATTGGTGCCACATTTCAACTGCTTACCCAGCAACCCGACAGCAATGCTATTGTCATTGTCGCTACCGCTTTTATCGCCATATTCGCCATCTTTTTCGGCACCAAGCAAACCGACGTTACTGAATATCGCCGGGGTTTAATGCTGGCGATTGCGTTTGAATCCAGCATTAAACTGCTGGCATTGGTGCTGGTTGCCGTGGTGGGTTACAGTGCCTGGTATAAGGCTGAGAGTACGCCAATTTTTACCACGTTTTTTAATGAACAATCGCTGTCGCAATTCGGTTCGTTCAGCTTTATTGCCCAAACCATCATGGCTGCTGCCGCAGTGGTATGTCTGCCTCGCCAGTTTCATGTCGCCATTATTGATAATCTTAGTCTGGGCCATCTGAAAACGGCGCGCTGGCTTTTTCCTGCCTACCTTGCGGTTATTGCCACGGTAATCCCCGTCATTGCTATTGCCGGGAACAATATTTTTGCCGGCGGTGATGTTGAGCCAGACACCTACGTGCTGTCCATGGCAATATATTCTGAATCGTTGCTGTTGCAGATAATTGTGTTCATTGGCGGGTTATCCGCTGCCACAGCAATGATCATTGTTGCGACACTGACGTTAAGCACGATGCTCACAAATGATGTTATTTTACCCCGCCTGTTTGCCATCGGGAACCACAGCCCCCGCCAGCGGGATTACGGCAAGCGCATTCGCTTAATTCGACGCTTAGTCATCGGTTTCATCCTGCTATTGTCATTTTTGTACCACCAGCAAATGACCAATAGTCGCTCCTTACATTCCATCGGGCTGATCGCTTTTTCGCTGGTTATTCAGTTGCTGCCTGCGGTGGTGGGAGGGCTTTACTGGAAACGTGCGCATGCTCATGGCGTCTACGCCGGACTACTGGTGGGGCTTATAACCTGGCTGTTATGGCTGGTGCTTCCGCTAGTCAACAATGGCGCCACTCATGTTGAACAGAACGAGATGTTAAGCGTCGGTGCCTTGCTGAGTCTGGTGACAAACATTGCCGCATATATTGGCTTTTCCTGGTTCGCTCCCGCGCGGTTGATAGACAGGATTCAGGCTGAAGCGTTCGTCTCGCCAGCCGATGTCCGAAACGGACCGGGGAAAAAGCATCATACTGATGTCACCATATCCGATTTGATCACTCTACTTTCTACCTTCATGGGTAGCGGTCGCTGCGAACAGCTGGTGGAAGAATATCAGCAGCTCAACCGTCGCAATATCGACCGCAAAGATCATCCCGATCAGGCATTTTTGGCGTTTTGCGAAAGAGCGCTTGGCGGAGTGATAGGTGCTTCAAGTGCAAAAGCATTGATAGACAGCATTTTGCGCGGCAAAAAGCTCGATTTTACGGAAGTGATTAACTTTTTTGATGATACGACGCAGGCGATGCAATTTAACATGACCGCCCTGCTCACGTCGTTAGAGAATATGGATCAAGGTATCAGCGTTATTGATAAACACTTAAACCTTGTGGCGTGGAATAAGCGCTACGCCACCCTGTACCATTACCCTGATGATTTGCTCACGGTGGGCACGCCGGTAGAAAAACTGATGCGGTACAACGCGCAAAAAGGAGAGTTTGGCGGTGGCGCTGTAGAAGATCATGTGGAAAAACGACTGGAGCATTTACGTACCGGTACGCCCCACCGATTTACGCGTTTACGCAGTGATGGCCGGGTAATAGAAATGGTTGGGAATCCTCTTCCCGGCGGCGGCTTTGTTACCAGCTTTAACGATATAACCGGTCATATCGAAATTCAGCAGGCACTGGAGGAATCCAATACCACACTTGAAGCCAGAGTTAAAAAGCGCACTGAGGAAGTACATTCCATTAATGCAGAACTGCGTCTTGAAATTGAACGTCGCTCAGAAGCAGAAAAGGAGCTGATCCGAGCACGCAAAGCCGCCGAAGATGCTAACGCCAGCAAAACCCGGTTTTTAGCATTGGCAAGCCACGACGTGCTTCAACCTTTGAACGCCGCCAAGCTTTATGTCACAGCGCTTCAGGAAGCTAATCTGCCGGAGAACGTAAAGGATATCATCAATAAGCTCAATCACAGCGTCACCTCAAGTGAAGCACTGATTGGGACACTGCTGGATATTGCCCGACTTGATCAGGGCGAATTGAAGCCGACAATTGAAGCGGTCAATTTACGAACGCTGCTCACGCCGCTACTTGAAGAAATGACCATGAGCGCCGATGAAAAGGGATTACAGTTAAAAGAGCGCATGCATGATTGCTGGGCACTGGCAGATAAAACCTTTTTGTATCGGATAGTGCAGAATCTGCTATCCAATGCGGTGAAATATACTGTAAGTGGAAAAGTGCTGTTAACCGTAAGGCCTCAGGGAACCGCGGTATATGTTGAGGTGCGGGACACAGGGATCGGAATATCCGAAGCTCAGTTAGGCATGATATTCTCAGATTTTTATCGCACCCATGATAGCCTGGAACACGGTGTCGGCCTTGGGCTGGGGGTTGTTCGCAGACTAAGCAATCAAATGCAAAGCAAAATTAAAGTTGACTCTGTTCCCGGTAAAGGCAGCTGCTTTTCGCTGGCGCTATCGAAAACCACACCGTGCAAACATGCGACAAGCGTTGCCTCCCCCTCTGCCACTACCTTTAAGGGCCTGCGAGTGCTGTGTGTAGATGATCAGCAGGAAAACTTAGATGCCATGCAAACGTTATTAGAAAAGTGGGGCGTGACTGTGGTCCTGGCGAATAGCTGGCATGACGCTATCCGCCAGGCCGATATTTTTTCACCCCAAATTCTGCTGATGGATTATCAATTGAGCGCCGGCCCGGAAAACCAGCAACACAATGGGCTGGAATTAATTGATGCCATTCGTCAACATCTAAATATCGCGTTACCCGCTTCGCTCATTACCGCAACCCAAGAAGATGCGTTAGTAGCCAAATGCAAAGAGCAAGGCGTGAACTATCTTACCAAACCTATTAAACCCGCCAGACTACGGGCGTTATTACAAAGTATGACCCGTTCTATTAAAGAGGCGCATAGCAGCTAG
- a CDS encoding DUF4212 domain-containing protein, whose product MAFKNDDDKIAYWKENLALLFKLLVVWFVVSFGAGILFVDALDQIQFFGFKLGFWFAQQGSIYVFVILIFVYVARMKTLDKKYGVDEE is encoded by the coding sequence ATGGCTTTTAAAAATGATGACGACAAAATTGCATATTGGAAAGAAAACCTCGCGCTCCTTTTCAAGCTGTTAGTCGTTTGGTTTGTCGTGTCTTTCGGGGCCGGCATTTTATTTGTAGATGCTCTTGATCAAATCCAGTTTTTTGGCTTCAAGCTTGGCTTCTGGTTTGCACAACAAGGTTCCATTTATGTCTTTGTTATTCTCATTTTTGTCTATGTGGCAAGAATGAAAACATTAGATAAAAAATATGGCGTAGACGAGGAGTAA